One window from the genome of Pseudomonas fluorescens encodes:
- a CDS encoding SDR family oxidoreductase gives MIKDKVVIITGASSGIGEATAKLLASKGAKIVLGARREDKLKQIADEILLNGGQVVYQALDVTKQEDNNSIVRLAKERFGRVDVIFLNAGLMPNSPLSALKTEDWHQMIDVNVKGVLNGVAAVLPEFLAQKAGHVITTSSVAGLKAYPGGAVYGGTKWFVRDFMEVLRMESAMEGNNIRTATIYPAAVKTELLATISDKLALDQMQDIYDKYGISPDRIANIVAFAIDQPDDTTINEFTVGPANQPW, from the coding sequence ATGATCAAAGACAAAGTAGTCATCATTACCGGCGCATCGTCCGGAATCGGCGAGGCAACCGCCAAGCTGCTCGCGAGCAAGGGCGCAAAAATCGTGCTCGGCGCCCGTCGAGAAGACAAGCTCAAGCAGATCGCGGACGAGATTCTCCTGAACGGAGGCCAAGTGGTCTATCAAGCGCTGGACGTGACCAAGCAAGAGGACAACAACAGCATCGTCCGCCTGGCCAAAGAAAGGTTCGGTCGCGTGGACGTGATTTTCCTGAATGCAGGGCTGATGCCAAACTCCCCCCTGTCCGCACTGAAGACCGAAGACTGGCACCAAATGATAGATGTCAACGTCAAGGGCGTTTTGAATGGTGTGGCAGCGGTGCTACCCGAGTTCCTGGCACAGAAGGCTGGGCACGTCATCACTACCTCGTCGGTGGCGGGACTAAAGGCCTATCCGGGCGGCGCCGTCTATGGCGGGACGAAGTGGTTCGTTCGCGACTTCATGGAGGTGCTGCGCATGGAATCCGCCATGGAAGGCAATAACATCCGCACCGCGACGATCTACCCGGCCGCCGTCAAGACGGAACTGCTGGCGACGATCAGCGATAAGCTGGCGCTTGACCAGATGCAGGACATCTATGACAAGTACGGCATTTCTCCAGACCGAATCGCCAACATCGTCGCCTTCGCGATCGACCAGCCCGATGACACGACAATCAACGAGTTCACAGTTGGCCCTGCGAACCAG
- a CDS encoding cyclophilin-like fold protein, which translates to MQSKHVDVGAGGTLSSLGAASRRHSWHRRAMRQLGMPLVLLALCSGHPAHAASTALPVAAEQDVTQAPNKSDESRLWMTVGERRFAITLANNEATRAFAATLPLTLDMEDLHGNEKKKELPEALPTSESRPGTIRNGDLMLWGSRTVVIFYKTFDSAYSYTRLGRVDDPTGLAQALGSGDVRVMFSQ; encoded by the coding sequence ATGCAGAGCAAACACGTTGACGTCGGTGCAGGCGGCACTCTCTCCTCTCTTGGCGCTGCAAGCCGTAGGCATTCCTGGCACCGGCGGGCCATGCGACAGCTTGGAATGCCGCTGGTTCTCCTTGCACTGTGCAGCGGCCATCCCGCCCACGCCGCCAGCACTGCGCTGCCCGTGGCCGCGGAGCAGGATGTCACTCAAGCACCCAATAAATCGGATGAATCACGCCTGTGGATGACCGTCGGGGAACGTCGCTTCGCCATCACCCTTGCCAACAACGAGGCCACTCGCGCATTCGCTGCCACGCTGCCGCTGACACTGGACATGGAGGACCTCCACGGAAACGAGAAGAAAAAAGAACTGCCTGAAGCGCTGCCCACCAGTGAGAGCCGGCCCGGCACGATCCGCAACGGAGACCTTATGCTTTGGGGATCGCGCACCGTGGTCATCTTTTACAAGACCTTCGACTCAGCTTACTCATACACCCGTCTGGGCCGCGTGGACGATCCGACTGGCCTGGCCCAAGCGCTCGGCAGTGGCGATGTTCGGGTGATGTTTTCCCAATAG